CGGGGGAGTGGAAGAAGATCACCGAACGGTACTGGCTGCCGACGTCGGGTCCCTGGCGGTTGAGCGTGGTCGGATCGTGGACCTTCCAGAAGGTCTCGAGCAGCTCGTCGTATGACACCTTCTGGGGGTCGAACTGCACCTCGACGACCTCGGCGTGGCCTGTGCGGTCCGTGCAGACCTCCTGGTAGGTCGGGTTCTGGGTGGCCCCGCCGGCGTACCCCACGGCGGTGTCGATGACGCCCTC
Above is a window of Actinomycetota bacterium DNA encoding:
- the msrA gene encoding peptide-methionine (S)-S-oxide reductase MsrA → MEATLEKATFGAGCFWGVEAEFRNVEGVIDTAVGYAGGATQNPTYQEVCTDRTGHAEVVEVQFDPQKVSYDELLETFWKVHDPTTLNRQGPDVGSQYRSVIFFHSPEQEAAARASVQRAQERFPKPVVTHVERAPVFFSAEEYHQRYLEKKGLATCRISR